A section of the Oryza sativa Japonica Group chromosome 1, ASM3414082v1 genome encodes:
- the LOC4326508 gene encoding uncharacterized protein, giving the protein MSRPRTTRCPKRPAPQLAVAPCAATAKRRRLAPPESPWASLNPDLLRLVAERALASDLLDYVRLRAVCAAWRSATACPRGRGITDPRFHPRRWMMFPEGHGLHPGHAKLRGFVRFFNLSTGALARAKLLLFQDHMVLDSVDGLLLLQRDHDTAIRLLHPFTGDIADLPPLETLRPQMGNTTNSVLWNYNEEKHRIGFLRDVCASVSVNDTGSITVMLAFHLFNRVAFAASGDLQWTLSKCYFGRPCWRTLSYQGKLFMVKAKHDITGNSDILQIDPPNDQDAEGSPLPEKELAPKLVATIPKDKLFGPCFLAECDSEILIIGHDSRPTSLDSQTMLLPFAYNDIGNYTHTSVYRISDLTSGRFSPVASIGDHALFIGPRTICVSSKALPTIFCGDTGGYIFHTPPTELFFTQYHLSSRTWSPLIDGSIGNSPPPRPYSLIHHILTCCYRKYWNKGLIFYRETTPSWRVKRNCRVGG; this is encoded by the exons atgTCGCGGCCGAGGACGACGAGATGCCCAAAGCGGCCTGCGCCCCAGCTGGCCGTGGCTccgtgcgccgccaccgccaagcgccgccgcctcgcgccccccGAGTCGCCGTGGGCGTCGTTGAACCCCGACCTCCTGCGGCTGGTCGCGGAGCGGGCGCTCGCCAGCGACCTCCTCGACTacgtccgcctccgcgccgtctgcgccgcctggcgctccgccaccgcctgcccgcgcggccgcggcaTCACCGACCCGCGCTTCCACCCGCGCCGCTGGATGATGTTCCCCGAGGGCCACGGCCTCCACCCCGGCCACGCCAAGCTCCGCGGGTTCGTCCGCTTCTTCAACCTCTCCACCGGCGCCCTCGCCCGCGCCAAGCTCCTGCTCTTCCAGGACCACATGGTGCTCGACTCCGTCGAcggcctcctcctgctgcagcGGGACCACGACACCGCcatccgcctcctccacccctTCACCGGCGACATCGCCGACCTCCCGCCCCTCGAGACCCTCCGGCCGCAGATGGGTAACACCACAAACTCCGTTCTGTGGAATTACAACGAAGAGAAGCACAGGATAGGTTTCCTCAGAGATGTCTGCGCTTCTGTCAGTGTTAACGACACTGGCAGCATCACTGTCATGCTGGCCTTCCACCTGTTCAACCGGGTAGCTTtcgccgcctccggcgaccTGCAATGGACTCTGTCCAAATGTTACTTTGGGCGCCCCTGCTGGAGGACATTGTCATACCAAGGGAAGCTGTTTATGGTGAAGGCTAAGCACGATATAACCGGCAATTCAGACATTCTCCAGATTGATCCACCCAATGATCAGGATGCTGAAGGCTCTCCTTTGCCAGAGAAGGAGCTGGCACCGAAGCTGGTTGCAACAATTCCTAAGGACAAGCTGTTCGGCCCTTGTTTTCTGGCAGAATGCGACTCGGAGATACTGATAATTGGCCATGACAGTAGACCCACATCATTAGACTCACAGACCATGCTGCTGCCTTTTGCCTACAACGACATTGGAAATTACACTCACACTTCAGTGTATAGGATTTCTGACCTTACCTCAGGAAGATTTAGTCCGGTGGCGAGCATTGGTGACCATGCCTTGTTCATTGGTCCACGGACTATCTGTGTCTCCTCTAAGGCACTTCCTACCATTTTCTGTGGTGATACTGGTGGTTATATATTTCACACTCCTCCAACGGAATTGTTCTTTACGCAATACCACCTCAGCAGTCGTACCTGGTCACCTCTGATTGATGGAAGCATTGGAAATTCACCTCCACCTAGGCCGTATAGCCTCATTCACCATATCTTAACATGTTGCTATCGTAAATATTG GAATAAGGGGCTGATTTTTTACAGGGAGACAACACCTTCGTGGCGTGTTAAGCGAAATTGCCGAGTTGGT ggcTAA
- the LOC4326509 gene encoding uncharacterized protein: MHMMTSASGCAKLDYLSSQEPGDESQINAIDIVDRLLVEDDIETYQQISIDQTTRAKSASTLGSDIAQCLAKRARCSSPLKKAGNFDWVDTPTVDDCRTSIISMENTVDRANNQVKHGGCGSSTRAWPILECIDEDLGTNCLKKTEPFCGTDDLYQEYDIGPNTQMAAEAMEALFNASTVSYDVKENERPEDSVVKNMTKGTKVDKTCAVHSPIQKRKVNFLRHRSGVATEYKQIKVDDTVRENGESSVSHTNTSQTRKYTKQMAGKAKRNISSGITQRDIDHEVSEVITRSGTNDSNIPLSLDTDALIHPKRRRTYIFTSGSSKIEFIEAIKPTALRAKTTEVKQLSTANTVSVSDQDTTSGLRMSQHSSFADHEASAGSSYFNPLAETFTVGLEKQSIPEKKGHDSSLMPSVPLRELNGAGPQARTRTSETPKRVLKSPGSRELANLFRNEVSPVLQSSRRRRKHMSTVRVLLSQSMGNETLNDQTKILIHFGLSVATTISEATHFVAEKFARTRNMLEAIATGIPVVTPAWLECCREARSFIDEKRYILRDIKKEKELGFSMPVSLSRACKKPLLEGRRVLITPNAKPSKELLKSLVVTAHGKVLERNAMSKMKNRSLMGAFVISCEQDYKICVPFIKNGFEVFESELVLNGIVTQKLEFERYRLFSG, translated from the exons ATGCACATGATGACTTCTGCAAGCGGATGTGCAAAGTTGGATTACCTTAGTTCGCAGGAGCCTGGTGATGAATCACAGATCAACGCTATTGACATTGTGGATAGGCTGCTAGTAGAAGATGATATAGAAACTTATCAGCAAATAAGCATCGACCAGACAACGAGGGCAAAGTCAGCTTCTACTTTAGGTTCAGATATAGCTCAATGCCTGGCCAAAAGGGCTAGGTGCAGTTCCCCACTAAAAAAGGCTGGAAATTTTGACTGGGTTGATACCCCCACTGTTGATGATTGCAGAACCAGTATTATTTCCATGGAAAATACAGTAGATCGTGCTAATAATCAAGTGAAACACGGTGGCTGTGGATCAAGTACCAGGGCTTGGCCCATACTAGAATGCATTGATGAGGACTTGGGTACTAATTGTCTGAAGAAAACGGAACCATTTTGTGGTACTGATGATTTATACCAAGAATATGATATTGGGCCAAATACTCAGATGGCAGCTGAAGCCATGGAAGCATTGTTCAATGCTTCAACTGTCAGTTATGATGTCAAGGAGAATGAACGTCCTGAAGATTCTGTtgttaaaaatatgacaaaagGAACCAAAGTTGATAAGACATGTGCAGTTCATTCACCAATTCAAAAGAGAAAGGTAAACTTCTTGCGTCACAGATCAGGAGTGGCAACAGAATACAAGCAAATCAAGGTAGATGATACAGTAAGGGAAAATGGTGAAAGTTCAGTCTCTCATACAAACACATCACAAACCAGGAAGTATACGAAACAGATGGCAGGGAAAGCAAAAAGAAACATCAGCAGTGGGATTACTCAAAGAGACATAGATCATGAGGTGTCAGAAGTAATCACAAGATCTGGTACAAATGACTCAAATATTCCTCTTTCACTAGATACAGATGCTTTAATCCATCCTAAAAGGAGGAGGACATATATATTTACCTCGGGAAGCTCAAAAATTGAGTTCATTGAAGCTATCAAGCCAACGGCACTTAGAGCCAAAACTACAGAAGTAAAACAGCTTTCAACAGCTAACACAGTAAGCGTATCTGATCAAGATACCACAAGTGGCTTGAGAATGAGTCAACATTCTTCTTTTGCTGATCATGAAGCATCAGCAGGTAGTTCATACTTCAATCCACTTGCAGAAACTTTTACTGTAGGGCTTGAAAAACAGTCAATACCTGAGAAGAAGGGTCATGACTCTAGTTTGATGCCCAGTGTACCGCTGAGAGAGCTAAATGGTGCAGGGCCCCAAGCTAGGACACGTACATCAGAAACACCGAAGAGAGTCCTGAAATCACCAGGTTCCAGAGAACTTGCTAACCTCTTTAGAAATGAAGTATCTCCAGTATTGCAATCTAGCAGGCGAAGGAGAAAGCATATGTCCACAGTCCGTGTACTACTTAGCCAAAGTATGGGCAATGAAACCCTCAACGATCAAACAAAG ATTTTGATACATTTTGGATTATCAGTGGCAACAACTATTTCAGAGGCTACACACTTTGTTGCTGAAAAGTTTGCGCGCACAAGGAACATGCTAGAGGCAATAGCTACGGGCATACCTGTAGTCACACCGGCATGGCTTGAATGCTGCAGGGAAGCTAGGAGTTTCATTGATGAGAAAAGATACATTCTGAGGGATATAAAGAAGGAAAAGGAGCTAGGCTTTAGCATGCCTGTCTCACTAAGCCGAGCTTGCAAAAAACCTTTGTTAGAG GGTAGAAGAGTGCTAATCACACCAAATGCTAAACCTAGCAAGGAGCTTTTGAAAAGTTTAGTAGTGACTGCTCATGGCAAG GTGTTGGAGAGAAACGCAATGTCCAAGATGAAGAATAGAAGTTTAATGGGAGCTTTTGTAATCTCTTGTGAACAAGACTACAAAATATGCGTGCCATTCATTAAGAACG GTTTTGAGGTGTTTGAATCAGAGCTTGTGCTTAATGGTATTGTCACCCAGAAGCTAGAATTTGAAAG GTATCGTCTTTTTTCAGGATAA